From Lysobacter lycopersici:
GCCAGCGAAAGCGCCACCACCAGGAGTTGCGAAGCGGCGGTCGCGACGTAGACCGTGTCCAGGGACAGGCCACGCAGCGCATTGTAGGTGGTGTAGGGAACCAGCAGGAAAAGCGCTATCGCGCTGCCCAGCAGCCAGCGCTGGCGGTTCCGTGCGTGCAGCTTGAATGCCACCTGCGCCAGCGCGGTGCACCCCAGCGACGCGATCAGCCAGTCAAGAGGATGCATGGTCGGTCCGGCGCTCGCGCAGCACCTTCGCCGGGACGCCGCCGGCGATGCAGTTGGGCGGGATGTCGCGTGTCACGACGCTGCCGGCGGCCACGACTGCGCCGCGTCCGATGCGCACGCCTTGCAACACCAGCGATCCCGCGCCGATCCAGGCGCC
This genomic window contains:
- a CDS encoding EamA family transporter; the encoded protein is MHPLDWLIASLGCTALAQVAFKLHARNRQRWLLGSAIALFLLVPYTTYNALRGLSLDTVYVATAASQLLVVALSLAFMGERYSLRQYAGFLLVLAGIVLYNR